A single Hemitrygon akajei unplaced genomic scaffold, sHemAka1.3 Scf000037, whole genome shotgun sequence DNA region contains:
- the LOC140720187 gene encoding uncharacterized protein, protein MPFTCLVCGKGFTRSSTLQRHQRVHTGERPFTCSECGKGFTDSSKLVRHYRVHTGERPFTCSECGKGFARSSQLTEHRRVHTGEKPFSCFQCGKGFTQSSHLKVHQRIHTGEKPFSCSECGKGFADSYSLVKHSRIHTGEKPFTCCECGKGFTDSSHLVKHSRIHTGEKPFTCCECGKGFTQSSHLNVHQLIHTGEKPFSCSECGKGFTDSYSLVKHSRIHTGEKPFTCSECGKGFTDSSHLVKHSRIHTGEKPFTCSECGKGFTASSNLVRHSRIHTGEKPFTCSDCGKGFTRSSGLKVHQRVHTGRCQSPVLIVGMNSLRHH, encoded by the coding sequence atgccgttcacctgcttagtctgtgggaagggattcactcgttcatccacactacagagacaccagcgagttcacaccggggagaggccattcacttgctctgaatgtgggaagggattcactgactcatccaaaCTTGTGAGGcactaccgagttcacactggggagaggccgttcacttgctctgaatgtgggaaaggatttgctcggtcatctcaactgactgaacatcggcgagttcacactggggagaaaccgttcagctgctttCAATGTGgcaaggggttcactcagtcatctcatctgaaagtacatcagcgaattcacactggggagaaaccgttcagctgctctgaatgtgggaagggattcgctgattcatactcccttgtgaagcacagccgaattcacactggggagaagccattcacatgctgtgaatgtgggaagggattcactgactcatcccacctcgtgaagcacagccgaattcacactggggagaagccattcacatgctgtgaatgtgggaagggattcactcagtcatctcatctgaatgTACATCAactaattcacactggggagaaaccgttcagctgctctgaatgtgggaagggattcactgattcatactcccttgtgaagcacagccgaattcacactggggagaagccattcacatgctctgaatgtgggaagggattcactgactcatcccaccttgtgaagcacagccgaattcacactggggagaagccattcacgtgctctgaatgtgggaagggattcactgcgtCATCCAACCTGGTGaggcacagccgaattcacactggagagaaaccgttcacctgctcagattgtggaaagggattcactcggtcatcaggCTTGAAagttcatcagcgagttcacactgggcgaTGCCAGTCACCTGTTCtgattgtgggaatgaattcaCTCAGACATCACTGA